A single region of the Drosophila miranda strain MSH22 chromosome 2, D.miranda_PacBio2.1, whole genome shotgun sequence genome encodes:
- the LOC108154763 gene encoding protein polybromo-1 isoform X1: protein MMLSRKRRASSISSRQDEDPLMLDDSTPEQSPVQQTTTQSARKKRRLDPTELCQQLYDSIRNIKKEDGSMLCDTFIRAPKRRQEPSYYDVVVNPIDLLKVQQKLKTDSYDDLEDLMADLELLIGNAKAFYKPESAEYRDAHALWQHIQAQRQRIMEANGMAEEEPLAKRISRTIRRMTSSTEPCGDLDDEFNQYEELFASVMTATDPITDRAMYRMFQLLPSKKIYPDYYDVIEHPIDLRLIATKIQMNAYSSLMEMERDLLQMTKNACLFNEPGSQIYKDAKALKRIVMQRRGELEAGKGKLARRLKSLSSAVIAALKEKVESSDDEETSKKGEGPMWALFDYLYNAPGTSEHPGITGPPLGNSLWKLPVRRFHPEYFEIIKRPISMSQIHTKLKKGDYANISDLTSDLYLMLDNAKKAFVPTHRTHKDALKMLKIMNAKLVEESLEETGDELEEEEGDDLLEPESFTSSNAQTEKRKPGRPRINSNSNSNTSHTPNNSNSPKTNRIAINGAIKKKILAIQKCLVEYLVGNRRPIELFMEKPPRKVYPDYYDIIQNPIDMSTIDHNIRSDRYATVEDVVSDYRLMFSNCRQYNEEGSTIYEDANILERALNEKLKEFPGLVEVKKPLQKYSKVGRKLKTALVTDRLWQFYETLREYQEPKGKRQLSLIFTKLPSKGEYPDYYDIIKEPMDMDRIAQKLKQSAYETLDELAADFLLMLENACKYNEPDSQIYKDALVLQQLTLQLKQQLRIERDSLPDVPLAVQELFLTLFTTLYNHQDEEGRCYSDSLAELAEYDELGEGAKVRGISLDLIKRRLDKGAYKRLDIYQEDIFSCLERARKLSRTDSDIFQDSIELQTYFIRKRDELCKDTLSSPALSFTLERLMADVEVMRQQKLLQEEQEQEQDKDEFNAASKGESMTINQQVYSPGDYVYVQMPENKIPSIACIERLWTSPSNEKLMQGSIFVRPHETYHVTTRKFLEKEVFKSSISQTISMDKVLGMCYVMHIKDYIKMRPDRLQEKDVFVCESRYNLQGRCFKKLKNWPQIREGSSVRFVPRDQPLELKRVMSVFKERIEKHKGELEELKMQETMVEKEKPNVSCDPPPNAENNSVYYQQYNTICSGAIKTGDFVYVATQTGKQSVAQVQQIWEQNGKSYFKGPWLLPPSETTPALGKQFFRQELLLTTVEEVSPVVGVVGRCAVLEYAEFINSRPTEIAESDVYICESVYDELKKAVRKMVAGNMRKFQHSSAVTKDEIFYFKTPIKPAKDVKSEINDLSMLEDSMDGDTPSLSSDIAAMSSPAPSVNSTPLTSKVKAAKSAKKCLTGYILYSSEVRKGICQSNPEASFGDISRMVGNEWKNLPSSVKQSWEDRANKQNEETAALRREIDDTQNSASPSSQVSATQESTGPPLTFECLWDKCDFQFEEMPDCTEHCLSEATGHIQRHPPSGVEIEYVCLWRNCSRIKKSTQGFPNVVRLIKHVREVHLSKCGKVLGITERSKNFVPRRQKHMPQMAATVPLPPNNAHSPRAANTAEAAQLQQQAPHTLQMMQQPQQTIVLGPPPEPMFVTVPPRTTRVIHSEAYIKYIESLQTGSHLNVAACNNNWRRALTHVTPAQVVPKVPLPEHWLGPNARDQDSVVQALCHLRNFMLDDVLQIRRSCN from the exons ATGATGCTGAGTCGCAAGCGTCGCGCCAGCTCCATATCGAGTCGCCAGGACGAAGATCCGCTGATGCTGGACGACTCGACGCCGGAGCAGTCGCCGGTGCAGCAGACAACGACACAATCGGCGCGAAAAAAGCGCCGCCTGGATCCGACCGAGCTCTGCCAGCAGTTGTACGACTCCATACGGAACATCAAGAAGGAGGATGGCTCGATGCTGTGCGATACGTTCATACGGGCGCCCAAGCGACGGCAGGAGCCCTCCTACTACGACGTGGTGGTGAATCCCATCGACTTGCTGAAGGTACAGCAGAAACTCAAGACAGACTCGTACGACGATCTCGAAGATCTGATGGCCGACCTGGAGCTGCTGATTGGCAACGCGAAGGCCTTCTACAAGCCGGAGAGCGCCGAGTACCGAGATGCCCACGCCCTGTGGCAGCACATCCAGGCGCAGAGGCAGCGCATAATGGAGGCCAATGGCATGGCggaagaagagccgcttgccAAGCGCATTTCGCGCACTATCCGCCGAATGACAAGCAGCACGGAGCCATGCGGTGATCTCGACGATGAATTCAATCAGTATGAGGAGCTCTTTGCCTCGGTAATGACAGCCACCGACCCGATCACCGATAGGGCCATGTACCGCATGTTCCAGCTGCTGCCCTCAAAGAAGATCTACCCGGACTATTACGATGTGATTGAGCATCCGATTGACCTGCGTCTGATTGCGACCAAAATCCAAATGAATGCCTACTCCTCGCTGATGGAAATGGAACGAGATCTGCTGCAGATGACTAAGAATGCCTGCCTCTTCAACGAGCCGGGCTCGCAGATTTACAAGGATGCCAAGGCGCTGAAGCGCATTGTTATGCAAAGGCGTGGCGAGCTGGAAGCGGGCAAGGGGAAGCTGGCCAGGCGACTCAAGAGTTTGTCAAGTGCGGTCATAGCCG CACTAAAAGAAAAGGTGGAGAGTTCCGATGACGAGGAGACGAGTAAAAAGGGCGAAGGTCCCATGTGGGCCCTGTTCGATTACCTTTATAATGCACCTGGGACATCGGAGCATCCTGGCATAACGGGGCCACCGCTGGGCAACTCCCTGTGGAAGCTGCCGGTGCGTCGCTTTCACCCGGAATACTTTGAGATTATCAAGCGGCCCATTTCCATGAGCCAGATCCACACGAAGCTGAAGAAGGGCGATTATGCGAATATAAGTGATCTCACCTCCGATCTGTATCTCATGCTAGACAACGCCAAGAAGGCGTTCGTGCCCACCCATCGAACCCACAAAGATGCTCTCAAGATGCTAAAAATCATGAACGCCAAGCTGGTGGAGGAGTCCCTTGAGGAGACTGGGGACGAGCTGGAAGAGGAAGAGGGGGACGATCTGCTGGAGCCTGAAAGCTTTACATCGAGCAACGCCCAGACGGAGAAGCGGAAGCCGGGCAGGCCGCGCATCAACTCCAATTCCAACTCGAACACCTCGCACACGCCGAACAACTCGAATTCGCCCAAAACGAATCGCATTGCCATCAATGGGGCCATCAAGAAGAAGATCCTTGCCATCCAGAAATGCCTCGTGGAGTACTTGGTGGGGAATCGACGGCCCATCGAGCTGTTCATGGAGAAACCGCCCCGCAAAGTCTATCCGGACTACTACGACATCATCCAGAATCCCATCGACATGAGCACCATCGATCACAATATACGCAGCGATCGCTATGCCACTGTGGAGGATGTCGTCTCCGACTACCGCCTGATGTTCTCCAACTGTCGGCAGTACAACGAGGAGGGCTCCACCATCTACGAGGATGCCAACATTCTAGAGCGAGCCCTCAACGAGAAGCTCAAGGAGTTCCCGGGCCTCGTGGAGGTGAAAAAACCCCTTCAGAAGTACTCCAAGGTGGGGCGCAAGCTGAAAACGGCTCTGGTTACCGACCGCCTCTGGCAGTTCTATGAGACGCTGCGCGAGTATCAGGAGCCCAAGGGCAAGCGTCAGCTGTCGCTGATCTTCACCAAGCTCCCGTCGAAGGGCGAGTATCCGGACTACTACGACATCATCAAGGAGCCCATGGACATGGACCGCATTGCCCAGAAGCTGAAGCAGTCCGCCTACGAGACCCTGGACGAGCTGGCCGCCGATTTCCTGCTGATGCTGGAGAACGCCTGCAAGTACAACGAGCCCGACTCGCAGATCTACAAGGATGCTCTGGTGCTGCAGCAGCTGACGCTGCAGTTGAAGCAGCAGCTGCGTATCGAGCGCGACTCGCTGCCGGATGTCCCGCTGGCCGTGCAGGAGTTGTTCCTCACGCTGTTCACGACGCTGTACAATCACCAGGATGAGGAGGGACGCTGCTACTCCGACTCCCTGGCCGAGCTGGCCGAGTACGATGAGCTGGGCGAGGGGGCCAAGGTGCGCGGCATTTCGCTGGACTTGATCAAGCGAAGGCTGGACAAGGGCGCCTACAAGCGTCTGGATATCTACCAGGAGGACATCTTCTCCTGCCTGGAGCGTGCCCGCAAACTGTCGCGCACGGACTCGGATATATTTCAGGACTCCATCGAGCTGCAGACCTACTTCATACGTAAGCGGGATGAGCTGTGCAAGGACACGCTCAGCTCGCCGGCTCTGAGCTTTACGCTGGAGCGCCTGATGGCCGATGTGGAGGTGATGCGACAGCAGAAGCTGCTGCAAGAGGAGCAGGAACAGGAGCAGGACAAAGATGAGTTCAATGCCGCCAGCAAGGGAGAGAGCATGACAATCAATCAGCAGGTTTACTCCCCCGGCGACTATGTGTACGTGCAGATGCCGGAGAACAAGATACCCTCGATCGCCTGCATCGagaggctgtggacatcgccCAGCAACGAGAAGCTGATGCAGGGCTCGATCTTCGTGCGGCCCCACGAGACGTATCACGTGACGACGCGGAAGTTCCTCGAGAAGGAGGTGTTCAAGAGCAGCATCTCGCAGACCATCTCCATGGACAAGGTGCTGGGCATGTGCTATGTGATGCACATCAAGGACTACATCAAGATGCGTCCCGACCGGCTGCAAGAGAAGGATGTGTTCGTGTGCGAGTCGCGCTACAATCTGCAGGGACGGTGCTTCAAGAAGCTCAAGAACTGGCCCCAGATACGCGAGGGCAGCTCCGTGAGGTTTGTGCCGCGCGACCAGCCGCTGGAGCTGAAGCGCGTGATGTCCGTGTTCAAGGAGCGCATCGAGAAGCACAAGGGAGAGCTGGAGGAGCTCAAAATGCAGGAGACGATGGTGGAGAAGGAGAAGCCCAATGTGTCCTGCGACCCGCCGCCGAATGCCGAGAACAACAGTGTCTACTACCAGCAGTACAACACCATCTGCAGCGGGGCCATCAAGACGGGCGACTTCGTCTACGTGGCCACCCAGACGGGCAAGCAGTCCGTGGCGCAGGTCCAGCAGATCTGGGAGCAGAACGGTAAGTCTTACTTCAAGGGTCCCTGGCTGCTGCCCCCCAGCGAAACGACCCCCGCCCTGGGCAAGCAGTTCTTCCGCCAGGAGCTGCTCCTCACCACCGTCGAAGAGGTCAGTCCCGTGGTGGGTGTTGTGGGTCGCTGCGCCGTGCTGGAATATGCGGAGTTCATCAACTCCCGACCCACAGAGATAGCCGAGAGCGACGTCTACATCTGCGAGTCCGTCTACGACGAGCTGAAGAAGGCCGTGCGCAAAATGGTGGCCGGCAACATGCGCAAGTTCCAGCACAGCTCGGCTGTCACCAAGGATGAGATCTTCTACTTCAAGACTCCCATCAAGCCGGCCAAGGATGTGAAGAGCGAGATCAACGATCTGAGCATGTTGGAGGACTCGATGGATGGTGATACACCGTCTCTGAGCTCGGACATAGCGGCCATGTCCTCGCCGGCGCCCTCTGTGAACTCCACGCCTCTGACCTCCAAAGTGAAGGCTGCCAAATCGGCCAAGAAATGCCTCACCGGCTACATTCTCTACTCCAGCGAAGTGCGAAAAG GCATTTGCCAAAGCAATCCAGAGGCCTCCTTTGGGGACATATCTCGAATGGTGGGCAACGAATGGAAGAATCTACCGTCCAGCGTGAAGCAAAGTTGGGAGGATCGCGCCAACAAACAGAACGAGGAGACGGCAGCCCTGCGCCGTGAGATAGATGACACGCAGAACAGTGCCAGTCCTTCGTCCCAGGTAAGCGCCACCCAGGAGTCCACAGGTCCACCGCTCACCTTCGAGTGCCTGTGGGACAAGTGCGATTTCCAGTTCGAGGAAATGCCGGACTGCACCGAACACTGCCTCTCCGAAGCCACCGGCCACATACAGCGGCATCCGCCGTCGGGCGTGGAGATTGAGTACGTCTGCCTCTGGCGCAACTGTTCTCGCATCAAGAAGTCCACCCAGGGATTCCCCAACGTGGTGCGGCTCATCAAGCACGTGCGCGAAGTGCATCTGAGCAAGTGCGGAAAGGTTTTGGGCATCACCGAGCGCAGCAAGAACTTTGTGCCGCGCCGGCAGAAGCACATGCCCCAGATGGCTGCCACTGTGCCGCTGCCGCCCAACAATGCCCATTCACCGCGTGCCGCCAACACCGCAGAGGCAgcgcagctgcaacagcaggcGCCGCACACTCTGCAGATGATGCAACAGCCGCAGCAAACGATTGTGCTCGGACCACCGCCAGAGCCGATGTTCGTTACCGTGCCGCCGCGCACCACCCGAGTCATCCATTCGGAGGCCTACATCAAGTACATCGAGAGCCTCCAGACGGGCAGCCACCTCAATGTGGCCGCCTGCAACAACAACTGGCGGCGAGCCCTCACACACGTGACTCCCGCCCAAGTCGTGCCGAAGGTGCCACTGCCCGAACACTGGCTGGGACCCAATGCCCGCGATCAGGACAGCGTTGTGCAGGCCCTGTGCCACCTACGCAACTTTATGCTGGACGATGTGCTGCAGATTCGCCGCAGCTGCAACTAA
- the LOC108154763 gene encoding protein polybromo-1 isoform X2: MMLSRKRRASSISSRQDEDPLMLDDSTPEQSPVQQTTTQSARKKRRLDPTELCQQLYDSIRNIKKEDGSMLCDTFIRAPKRRQEPSYYDVVVNPIDLLKVQQKLKTDSYDDLEDLMADLELLIGNAKAFYKPESAEYRDAHALWQHIQAQRQRIMEANGMAEEEPLAKRISRTIRRMTSSTEPCGDLDDEFNQYEELFASVMTATDPITDRAMYRMFQLLPSKKIYPDYYDVIEHPIDLRLIATKIQMNAYSSLMEMERDLLQMTKNACLFNEPGSQIYKDAKALKRIVMQRRGELEAGKGKLARRLKSLSSAVIAALKEKVESSDDEETSKKGEGPMWALFDYLYNAPGTSEHPGITGPPLGNSLWKLPVRRFHPEYFEIIKRPISMSQIHTKLKKGDYANISDLTSDLYLMLDNAKKAFVPTHRTHKDALKMLKIMNAKLVEESLEETGDELEEEEGDDLLEPESFTSSNAQTEKRKPGRPRINSNSNSNTSHTPNNSNSPKTNRIAINGAIKKKILAIQKCLVEYLVGNRRPIELFMEKPPRKVYPDYYDIIQNPIDMSTIDHNIRSDRYATVEDVVSDYRLMFSNCRQYNEEGSTIYEDANILERALNEKLKEFPGLVEVKKPLQKYSKVGRKLKTALVTDRLWQFYETLREYQEPKGKRQLSLIFTKLPSKGEYPDYYDIIKEPMDMDRIAQKLKQSAYETLDELAADFLLMLENACKYNEPDSQIYKDALVLQQLTLQLKQQLRIERDSLPDVPLAVQELFLTLFTTLYNHQDEEGRCYSDSLAELAEYDELGEGAKVRGISLDLIKRRLDKGAYKRLDIYQEDIFSCLERARKLSRTDSDIFQDSIELQTYFIRKRDELCKDTLSSPALSFTLERLMADVEVMRQQKLLQEEQEQEQDKDEFNAASKGESMTINQQVYSPGDYVYVQMPENKIPSIACIERLWTSPSNEKLMQGSIFVRPHETYHVTTRKFLEKEVFKSSISQTISMDKVLGMCYVMHIKDYIKMRPDRLQEKDVFVCESRYNLQGRCFKKLKNWPQIREGSSVRFVPRDQPLELKRVMSVFKERIEKHKGELEELKMQETMVEKEKPNVSCDPPPNAENNSVYYQQYNTICSGAIKTGDFVYVATQTGKQSVAQVQQIWEQNEIAESDVYICESVYDELKKAVRKMVAGNMRKFQHSSAVTKDEIFYFKTPIKPAKDVKSEINDLSMLEDSMDGDTPSLSSDIAAMSSPAPSVNSTPLTSKVKAAKSAKKCLTGYILYSSEVRKGICQSNPEASFGDISRMVGNEWKNLPSSVKQSWEDRANKQNEETAALRREIDDTQNSASPSSQVSATQESTGPPLTFECLWDKCDFQFEEMPDCTEHCLSEATGHIQRHPPSGVEIEYVCLWRNCSRIKKSTQGFPNVVRLIKHVREVHLSKCGKVLGITERSKNFVPRRQKHMPQMAATVPLPPNNAHSPRAANTAEAAQLQQQAPHTLQMMQQPQQTIVLGPPPEPMFVTVPPRTTRVIHSEAYIKYIESLQTGSHLNVAACNNNWRRALTHVTPAQVVPKVPLPEHWLGPNARDQDSVVQALCHLRNFMLDDVLQIRRSCN, translated from the exons ATGATGCTGAGTCGCAAGCGTCGCGCCAGCTCCATATCGAGTCGCCAGGACGAAGATCCGCTGATGCTGGACGACTCGACGCCGGAGCAGTCGCCGGTGCAGCAGACAACGACACAATCGGCGCGAAAAAAGCGCCGCCTGGATCCGACCGAGCTCTGCCAGCAGTTGTACGACTCCATACGGAACATCAAGAAGGAGGATGGCTCGATGCTGTGCGATACGTTCATACGGGCGCCCAAGCGACGGCAGGAGCCCTCCTACTACGACGTGGTGGTGAATCCCATCGACTTGCTGAAGGTACAGCAGAAACTCAAGACAGACTCGTACGACGATCTCGAAGATCTGATGGCCGACCTGGAGCTGCTGATTGGCAACGCGAAGGCCTTCTACAAGCCGGAGAGCGCCGAGTACCGAGATGCCCACGCCCTGTGGCAGCACATCCAGGCGCAGAGGCAGCGCATAATGGAGGCCAATGGCATGGCggaagaagagccgcttgccAAGCGCATTTCGCGCACTATCCGCCGAATGACAAGCAGCACGGAGCCATGCGGTGATCTCGACGATGAATTCAATCAGTATGAGGAGCTCTTTGCCTCGGTAATGACAGCCACCGACCCGATCACCGATAGGGCCATGTACCGCATGTTCCAGCTGCTGCCCTCAAAGAAGATCTACCCGGACTATTACGATGTGATTGAGCATCCGATTGACCTGCGTCTGATTGCGACCAAAATCCAAATGAATGCCTACTCCTCGCTGATGGAAATGGAACGAGATCTGCTGCAGATGACTAAGAATGCCTGCCTCTTCAACGAGCCGGGCTCGCAGATTTACAAGGATGCCAAGGCGCTGAAGCGCATTGTTATGCAAAGGCGTGGCGAGCTGGAAGCGGGCAAGGGGAAGCTGGCCAGGCGACTCAAGAGTTTGTCAAGTGCGGTCATAGCCG CACTAAAAGAAAAGGTGGAGAGTTCCGATGACGAGGAGACGAGTAAAAAGGGCGAAGGTCCCATGTGGGCCCTGTTCGATTACCTTTATAATGCACCTGGGACATCGGAGCATCCTGGCATAACGGGGCCACCGCTGGGCAACTCCCTGTGGAAGCTGCCGGTGCGTCGCTTTCACCCGGAATACTTTGAGATTATCAAGCGGCCCATTTCCATGAGCCAGATCCACACGAAGCTGAAGAAGGGCGATTATGCGAATATAAGTGATCTCACCTCCGATCTGTATCTCATGCTAGACAACGCCAAGAAGGCGTTCGTGCCCACCCATCGAACCCACAAAGATGCTCTCAAGATGCTAAAAATCATGAACGCCAAGCTGGTGGAGGAGTCCCTTGAGGAGACTGGGGACGAGCTGGAAGAGGAAGAGGGGGACGATCTGCTGGAGCCTGAAAGCTTTACATCGAGCAACGCCCAGACGGAGAAGCGGAAGCCGGGCAGGCCGCGCATCAACTCCAATTCCAACTCGAACACCTCGCACACGCCGAACAACTCGAATTCGCCCAAAACGAATCGCATTGCCATCAATGGGGCCATCAAGAAGAAGATCCTTGCCATCCAGAAATGCCTCGTGGAGTACTTGGTGGGGAATCGACGGCCCATCGAGCTGTTCATGGAGAAACCGCCCCGCAAAGTCTATCCGGACTACTACGACATCATCCAGAATCCCATCGACATGAGCACCATCGATCACAATATACGCAGCGATCGCTATGCCACTGTGGAGGATGTCGTCTCCGACTACCGCCTGATGTTCTCCAACTGTCGGCAGTACAACGAGGAGGGCTCCACCATCTACGAGGATGCCAACATTCTAGAGCGAGCCCTCAACGAGAAGCTCAAGGAGTTCCCGGGCCTCGTGGAGGTGAAAAAACCCCTTCAGAAGTACTCCAAGGTGGGGCGCAAGCTGAAAACGGCTCTGGTTACCGACCGCCTCTGGCAGTTCTATGAGACGCTGCGCGAGTATCAGGAGCCCAAGGGCAAGCGTCAGCTGTCGCTGATCTTCACCAAGCTCCCGTCGAAGGGCGAGTATCCGGACTACTACGACATCATCAAGGAGCCCATGGACATGGACCGCATTGCCCAGAAGCTGAAGCAGTCCGCCTACGAGACCCTGGACGAGCTGGCCGCCGATTTCCTGCTGATGCTGGAGAACGCCTGCAAGTACAACGAGCCCGACTCGCAGATCTACAAGGATGCTCTGGTGCTGCAGCAGCTGACGCTGCAGTTGAAGCAGCAGCTGCGTATCGAGCGCGACTCGCTGCCGGATGTCCCGCTGGCCGTGCAGGAGTTGTTCCTCACGCTGTTCACGACGCTGTACAATCACCAGGATGAGGAGGGACGCTGCTACTCCGACTCCCTGGCCGAGCTGGCCGAGTACGATGAGCTGGGCGAGGGGGCCAAGGTGCGCGGCATTTCGCTGGACTTGATCAAGCGAAGGCTGGACAAGGGCGCCTACAAGCGTCTGGATATCTACCAGGAGGACATCTTCTCCTGCCTGGAGCGTGCCCGCAAACTGTCGCGCACGGACTCGGATATATTTCAGGACTCCATCGAGCTGCAGACCTACTTCATACGTAAGCGGGATGAGCTGTGCAAGGACACGCTCAGCTCGCCGGCTCTGAGCTTTACGCTGGAGCGCCTGATGGCCGATGTGGAGGTGATGCGACAGCAGAAGCTGCTGCAAGAGGAGCAGGAACAGGAGCAGGACAAAGATGAGTTCAATGCCGCCAGCAAGGGAGAGAGCATGACAATCAATCAGCAGGTTTACTCCCCCGGCGACTATGTGTACGTGCAGATGCCGGAGAACAAGATACCCTCGATCGCCTGCATCGagaggctgtggacatcgccCAGCAACGAGAAGCTGATGCAGGGCTCGATCTTCGTGCGGCCCCACGAGACGTATCACGTGACGACGCGGAAGTTCCTCGAGAAGGAGGTGTTCAAGAGCAGCATCTCGCAGACCATCTCCATGGACAAGGTGCTGGGCATGTGCTATGTGATGCACATCAAGGACTACATCAAGATGCGTCCCGACCGGCTGCAAGAGAAGGATGTGTTCGTGTGCGAGTCGCGCTACAATCTGCAGGGACGGTGCTTCAAGAAGCTCAAGAACTGGCCCCAGATACGCGAGGGCAGCTCCGTGAGGTTTGTGCCGCGCGACCAGCCGCTGGAGCTGAAGCGCGTGATGTCCGTGTTCAAGGAGCGCATCGAGAAGCACAAGGGAGAGCTGGAGGAGCTCAAAATGCAGGAGACGATGGTGGAGAAGGAGAAGCCCAATGTGTCCTGCGACCCGCCGCCGAATGCCGAGAACAACAGTGTCTACTACCAGCAGTACAACACCATCTGCAGCGGGGCCATCAAGACGGGCGACTTCGTCTACGTGGCCACCCAGACGGGCAAGCAGTCCGTGGCGCAGGTCCAGCAGATCTGGGAGCAGAACG AGATAGCCGAGAGCGACGTCTACATCTGCGAGTCCGTCTACGACGAGCTGAAGAAGGCCGTGCGCAAAATGGTGGCCGGCAACATGCGCAAGTTCCAGCACAGCTCGGCTGTCACCAAGGATGAGATCTTCTACTTCAAGACTCCCATCAAGCCGGCCAAGGATGTGAAGAGCGAGATCAACGATCTGAGCATGTTGGAGGACTCGATGGATGGTGATACACCGTCTCTGAGCTCGGACATAGCGGCCATGTCCTCGCCGGCGCCCTCTGTGAACTCCACGCCTCTGACCTCCAAAGTGAAGGCTGCCAAATCGGCCAAGAAATGCCTCACCGGCTACATTCTCTACTCCAGCGAAGTGCGAAAAG GCATTTGCCAAAGCAATCCAGAGGCCTCCTTTGGGGACATATCTCGAATGGTGGGCAACGAATGGAAGAATCTACCGTCCAGCGTGAAGCAAAGTTGGGAGGATCGCGCCAACAAACAGAACGAGGAGACGGCAGCCCTGCGCCGTGAGATAGATGACACGCAGAACAGTGCCAGTCCTTCGTCCCAGGTAAGCGCCACCCAGGAGTCCACAGGTCCACCGCTCACCTTCGAGTGCCTGTGGGACAAGTGCGATTTCCAGTTCGAGGAAATGCCGGACTGCACCGAACACTGCCTCTCCGAAGCCACCGGCCACATACAGCGGCATCCGCCGTCGGGCGTGGAGATTGAGTACGTCTGCCTCTGGCGCAACTGTTCTCGCATCAAGAAGTCCACCCAGGGATTCCCCAACGTGGTGCGGCTCATCAAGCACGTGCGCGAAGTGCATCTGAGCAAGTGCGGAAAGGTTTTGGGCATCACCGAGCGCAGCAAGAACTTTGTGCCGCGCCGGCAGAAGCACATGCCCCAGATGGCTGCCACTGTGCCGCTGCCGCCCAACAATGCCCATTCACCGCGTGCCGCCAACACCGCAGAGGCAgcgcagctgcaacagcaggcGCCGCACACTCTGCAGATGATGCAACAGCCGCAGCAAACGATTGTGCTCGGACCACCGCCAGAGCCGATGTTCGTTACCGTGCCGCCGCGCACCACCCGAGTCATCCATTCGGAGGCCTACATCAAGTACATCGAGAGCCTCCAGACGGGCAGCCACCTCAATGTGGCCGCCTGCAACAACAACTGGCGGCGAGCCCTCACACACGTGACTCCCGCCCAAGTCGTGCCGAAGGTGCCACTGCCCGAACACTGGCTGGGACCCAATGCCCGCGATCAGGACAGCGTTGTGCAGGCCCTGTGCCACCTACGCAACTTTATGCTGGACGATGTGCTGCAGATTCGCCGCAGCTGCAACTAA